The following coding sequences are from one Leptolyngbya sp. NIES-3755 window:
- a CDS encoding hypothetical protein (similar to AA sequence:cyanobase_aa:LBDG_54390) — protein sequence MEDNTTVSVCVGTFDPFGMPITITKHLSDCATIAFQAITLNLLLSHAFKIEAAETTVIRHSEGSSIRIDRTLKGYTGYVGTDDSE from the coding sequence ATGGAAGACAATACTACCGTTTCAGTCTGTGTTGGCACATTTGACCCATTTGGAATGCCGATCACGATTACGAAACATCTGAGTGATTGCGCCACGATCGCGTTTCAAGCGATCACGCTCAATTTATTGCTCTCACACGCTTTTAAGATAGAAGCGGCTGAAACGACCGTCATTCGCCATTCTGAAGGTTCTAGTATTCGTATCGATCGAACCCTTAAAGGCTACACCGGATACGTCGGAACCGATGACAGTGAGTAA
- a CDS encoding TPR domain protein, putative (similar to AA sequence:cyanobase_aa:AM1_0607): MLESFIGGLGLWALIPTAFWILMILDCVKNERDRQTWLWILIFLNVPGAIVYFFACWLPRANVPVPNYFKQWTHQQKLWNAEAAVKNIGKAYQYIELGNVQCEIGAFEKAAESYQLALEKEPNNPNALWGCGLLAVRNKQFDVAQDFLARLIRLDPDHRCGEASLLYGRSLFEIKDWNAARTHLEADVRRWSHPESSVLLAKILIQEGSTIEARNHLESMIAKVKASPMYHYRRNQTWVNQAEKLLKQLR; encoded by the coding sequence ATGCTGGAGAGTTTCATCGGAGGGTTAGGACTATGGGCATTGATTCCAACAGCGTTTTGGATATTGATGATTCTGGACTGTGTTAAAAATGAACGCGATCGACAAACCTGGCTTTGGATTTTGATCTTTCTCAATGTTCCGGGTGCGATCGTGTATTTCTTTGCTTGCTGGTTGCCTCGTGCGAATGTTCCAGTGCCAAATTATTTCAAGCAGTGGACTCATCAACAGAAGCTCTGGAATGCAGAAGCAGCGGTAAAGAATATCGGCAAAGCTTATCAATACATTGAGCTAGGGAATGTTCAATGTGAGATTGGCGCGTTTGAGAAAGCAGCAGAGTCGTATCAATTGGCGCTAGAAAAAGAGCCGAACAATCCGAATGCGCTCTGGGGTTGTGGATTATTAGCAGTGAGAAATAAGCAATTCGATGTGGCTCAAGATTTTCTAGCGAGATTGATTCGTTTAGATCCAGATCATCGATGTGGTGAAGCCTCTTTACTGTATGGTCGATCGCTGTTTGAGATCAAAGATTGGAATGCGGCGAGAACTCATCTAGAGGCAGATGTGAGGCGTTGGAGTCATCCAGAATCTTCGGTCTTACTTGCCAAGATTTTGATTCAAGAGGGAAGTACGATCGAGGCACGAAATCATCTCGAATCGATGATTGCTAAAGTGAAAGCTTCTCCGATGTACCACTATCGACGGAATCAAACTTGGGTCAATCAAGCAGAAAAGCTTTTGAAACAATTGCGATAA
- a CDS encoding N-acetylmuramic acid 6-phosphate etherase (similar to AA sequence:cyanobase_aa:LBDG_50930), which produces MQLQQRGHLLTEQVNPASANLDQLSSLEIVDVFNQEDAKTISAIAQAREPLAKAIDLTAEKLRQGGRLFYVGAGTSGRLGVLDAAECPPTFCTPPELVQGIIAGGADALLRSSEGLEDLADQGAAEIVDRQISNLDVVVGIAAGGTTPYVHGALSEARKRNATTIFMACVPQEQVQIDVDVDIRLLVGAEVLAGSTRLKAGTVTKLALNILSTGTMVRLGKVYGNRMIDVAVTNSKLHDRALRILSDLTDLEREQAAELLEKSDRSVKTALMMHWSGLSKSESDRLLREHQGNLRAALQSQLI; this is translated from the coding sequence ATGCAACTTCAACAGCGCGGACATTTACTAACCGAGCAAGTCAATCCAGCGAGTGCCAATCTCGATCAGCTTTCGTCGCTTGAAATTGTCGATGTCTTCAATCAGGAAGATGCCAAAACGATTAGCGCGATCGCACAAGCACGAGAACCTTTAGCAAAAGCCATTGATCTCACTGCTGAAAAACTGCGTCAAGGCGGTCGATTGTTCTACGTTGGAGCGGGAACGAGCGGACGATTGGGCGTGTTAGATGCGGCAGAATGTCCGCCCACGTTTTGTACGCCGCCAGAACTGGTACAGGGGATCATTGCAGGAGGGGCAGATGCACTATTGCGAAGTTCAGAAGGATTGGAAGATTTAGCAGATCAGGGAGCAGCGGAGATCGTCGATCGACAAATTAGCAATCTTGATGTTGTTGTCGGGATCGCTGCGGGCGGAACAACACCTTATGTTCATGGCGCATTATCAGAAGCTCGGAAACGAAATGCCACCACGATTTTTATGGCTTGTGTACCTCAAGAACAAGTGCAAATCGATGTCGATGTGGATATTCGTTTATTAGTGGGAGCGGAAGTTTTAGCAGGTTCAACCCGATTGAAGGCGGGAACTGTGACGAAACTAGCGCTGAATATTCTTTCGACCGGAACAATGGTGAGATTGGGAAAAGTGTATGGAAATCGCATGATTGATGTCGCGGTGACGAATTCCAAATTGCACGATCGAGCGCTCAGAATTCTCTCTGATCTCACCGATTTAGAACGAGAGCAAGCCGCAGAACTCTTAGAAAAAAGCGATCGCTCTGTGAAAACGGCTTTGATGATGCACTGGTCAGGATTATCAAAGTCAGAGAGCGATCGATTATTGCGTGAACATCAAGGAAATCTGCGGGCTGCTCTTCAAAGTCAGCTAATTTGA
- a CDS encoding hypothetical protein (similar to AA sequence:cyanobase_aa:LBDG_38210), translating into MPPLEKPIIARTEVSPSSSDRLPANDPSIAQEASLLLVPICFIAIWAGVVCIIADTWKLNRKEVKSTRSLAQLPCKKCQYFSNNPYMKCAVNPHVAMTSSANDCTDFRSRSPKATHSTNR; encoded by the coding sequence ATGCCGCCTTTAGAAAAGCCGATTATTGCTCGTACCGAAGTCTCTCCATCGTCTAGCGATCGCCTGCCCGCGAACGACCCCTCGATCGCTCAGGAAGCTTCACTGCTCCTTGTTCCCATTTGCTTCATCGCGATTTGGGCAGGTGTAGTTTGCATTATCGCGGACACTTGGAAGTTAAATCGCAAAGAAGTGAAAAGTACTCGTTCTCTCGCTCAGCTTCCGTGTAAAAAGTGCCAGTACTTTAGTAACAATCCTTACATGAAGTGCGCGGTGAATCCTCATGTCGCGATGACTTCCTCTGCGAATGATTGCACCGATTTTCGATCGCGTAGTCCAAAAGCAACCCATTCGACCAATCGATAA
- a CDS encoding hypothetical protein (hypothetical protein L8106_11767;~similar to AA sequence:cyanobase_aa:LBDG_38200): MIQRLLLSGCAILVAGVVSLPVRAQQQQAPQQQAPQQTTPAPTVNQNVTPAETRQFANAVKQVLAISRQSETQAVAAIRSEGLTEQRFDEIFRSQRNPQQKPTKPVESSEKQRYDRALAKLVQLGKDNDAKVETAVKKEGLDIPRFNQIFQVVRSNPQLRQQVQQLIQQN, encoded by the coding sequence ATGATTCAGCGACTTCTATTAAGTGGGTGTGCAATCCTAGTCGCGGGCGTGGTTTCGCTCCCAGTTCGCGCTCAGCAACAACAAGCTCCGCAGCAACAGGCTCCGCAACAGACGACTCCTGCTCCCACAGTTAATCAAAATGTGACACCCGCAGAAACGCGCCAATTTGCGAATGCGGTCAAGCAGGTCTTGGCAATTAGCCGACAATCGGAAACTCAAGCTGTGGCTGCCATTCGGAGTGAAGGACTGACGGAACAGCGATTTGATGAGATTTTCCGCTCACAGCGCAATCCCCAGCAAAAACCGACGAAACCTGTGGAATCGAGTGAAAAACAACGGTACGATCGAGCATTGGCAAAATTGGTGCAATTGGGCAAAGACAATGATGCCAAAGTTGAAACTGCGGTGAAAAAAGAAGGATTGGATATTCCTCGCTTCAATCAGATTTTCCAGGTTGTGCGATCGAATCCGCAATTACGCCAACAGGTTCAACAATTGATTCAGCAAAACTAA
- a CDS encoding two-component sensor histidine kinase (similar to AA sequence:cyanobase_aa:LBDG_38220), whose protein sequence is MVVQGIASSPAAELFGRIMCWIRRSQNLSEVLAATVEEVGQFLNCDRVKIYEFLPDETGRVVAEWIREQRLPSLLGLTFPADDIPPYARELFIKTRARSIVNLSEHQIGQSGIDPTAPEEIRYRPLDPCHAEYLSAMGVRSSLVIPILQETNLWGLLVIHHAEPRTVSEEQIETLQLIVDLLTVAIAQFTLIEQAHAKATRESNLNQIAGLLHSLSTIELQAALDCTVSALNGSGGRLWVYAKSLAIEPNAHDSQHPSHCVRLFCSGSQPTMPENAPYSLLEEYSAWKDRFRSEQDPIWTIADLYKESALRNLQPAFRSTDIRGLVIVPLWYRQQLLGFLTVFRDEIETEILWAGQIDPDQRQLYPRQSFEVWKETCRGNIEPWSANDLELVSAIAQQFSTAIQQYETHQQLQALNANLELQVQERTARLEQATEQQQVLFNVVTEMRKSLQIETIFATVTQALRRSLNVDRVCIYQFDLANDYNTGAIIAEGVEAPFPAALGANVEDRCFGKEYASRYQNGRVSSIGDVDQSALQPCYRAVLNQFAIKASITAPILRGASLWGLLCVHQCDRPRDWTEAEIRFVTQVSVQLSIALEQAELLRQTNEQAEQLIEALSTLQRTQTQLIQTEKMSSLGQLVAGVAHEINNPINFIYGNINHIRSYTSDLLSLIETYQTCYPNPPSKILEQSDEIDLEFLREDLPKTLASLQVGTERIRQIVLSLRNFSRLDHAEFKEVDIHEGIDNTLLILQHRLGSNREVIKEYAALPLIECYAGQLNQVFMNLLSNAIDALEEVDRETPCIWITTKQIEPNRVAICVRDNGKGIPEQVRSRIFDPFFTTKSIGKGTGIGLAISYEIVVQKHKGSIQCISDVDHGTEFWIEIPICQQ, encoded by the coding sequence ATGGTAGTTCAAGGGATTGCTTCGAGTCCGGCTGCGGAATTGTTCGGTCGTATCATGTGTTGGATTCGACGATCGCAGAATCTTTCAGAGGTTCTTGCAGCAACGGTCGAGGAAGTTGGGCAATTTCTGAACTGCGATCGCGTCAAGATCTACGAATTTCTACCTGATGAAACGGGTCGCGTTGTTGCTGAATGGATTCGAGAACAGCGACTTCCTTCATTGTTGGGATTGACTTTTCCAGCCGATGACATTCCGCCCTATGCAAGAGAGTTGTTTATTAAAACTCGTGCTCGATCGATTGTTAATTTGTCAGAACATCAGATTGGACAAAGTGGCATCGATCCAACTGCTCCAGAGGAAATTCGCTACCGTCCGCTCGATCCTTGTCATGCAGAGTACCTGAGCGCAATGGGAGTTCGATCGTCGCTGGTTATCCCAATCTTGCAAGAGACGAATTTGTGGGGATTGTTAGTGATTCACCATGCTGAACCTCGAACGGTATCTGAAGAGCAAATTGAAACACTTCAATTAATTGTTGATTTACTAACTGTTGCGATCGCACAATTTACTTTAATTGAGCAAGCTCATGCGAAAGCAACTCGTGAATCGAATCTGAATCAGATTGCGGGTTTGCTGCATTCACTTTCTACGATCGAGCTTCAAGCTGCTTTGGATTGTACCGTTTCAGCGCTGAATGGTTCAGGTGGACGATTATGGGTTTATGCAAAATCTCTTGCGATCGAGCCGAATGCTCATGATTCACAACATCCGAGTCACTGTGTGAGACTCTTCTGTTCTGGCAGTCAGCCAACTATGCCCGAAAATGCTCCCTATTCGTTGCTCGAAGAGTACAGTGCGTGGAAAGATCGCTTCAGATCTGAACAAGATCCAATTTGGACGATCGCGGATCTCTACAAAGAATCTGCGCTTAGAAATCTTCAGCCCGCTTTTCGATCGACAGACATTCGTGGATTAGTGATTGTGCCGCTTTGGTATCGACAGCAATTACTTGGATTTTTAACGGTGTTTCGAGACGAAATTGAAACTGAGATTCTTTGGGCGGGACAGATTGATCCAGATCAGCGACAACTCTATCCGCGTCAGTCTTTTGAAGTGTGGAAAGAAACTTGTCGAGGAAACATTGAACCTTGGAGCGCGAACGATCTTGAGTTGGTTTCTGCGATCGCTCAACAGTTCTCGACTGCGATTCAACAGTATGAAACACATCAGCAGTTACAAGCTTTAAATGCCAATCTAGAACTACAAGTGCAAGAACGAACTGCACGACTGGAACAAGCGACAGAACAACAGCAGGTTTTGTTCAATGTTGTGACGGAGATGCGGAAGTCACTACAGATTGAGACGATTTTTGCAACAGTAACTCAGGCATTACGTCGATCGCTGAATGTCGATCGAGTCTGTATCTATCAGTTTGATCTTGCAAATGACTACAACACGGGTGCAATCATCGCAGAAGGAGTTGAAGCACCATTCCCCGCTGCATTGGGCGCGAATGTTGAAGATCGTTGTTTTGGCAAGGAATATGCGAGTCGCTATCAAAATGGACGAGTTAGCTCGATCGGAGATGTTGATCAGTCCGCACTTCAGCCTTGCTATCGAGCAGTATTGAATCAGTTTGCAATCAAAGCCAGCATCACGGCTCCAATTCTCAGAGGTGCATCTCTGTGGGGATTATTATGTGTTCATCAATGCGATCGACCGCGTGATTGGACAGAGGCAGAGATTCGATTTGTGACCCAGGTATCAGTTCAATTAAGCATTGCGCTAGAACAAGCAGAACTACTCAGACAAACGAATGAGCAAGCAGAACAATTGATCGAAGCTCTTTCAACACTACAAAGAACTCAAACTCAACTGATTCAAACTGAGAAAATGTCGAGTTTGGGACAATTAGTCGCAGGAGTCGCACATGAGATTAATAATCCTATTAACTTCATCTATGGAAATATCAACCACATTCGGAGTTATACCAGCGATCTTTTGTCGTTGATTGAAACCTATCAAACGTGCTATCCAAATCCACCCTCAAAGATTCTAGAACAATCGGATGAAATCGATTTAGAGTTCTTGCGTGAAGATCTTCCGAAAACGTTAGCGTCGCTGCAAGTTGGAACTGAACGAATTCGACAGATTGTTCTATCTTTGCGAAATTTCTCAAGACTCGATCACGCTGAATTCAAAGAAGTTGACATTCATGAAGGCATTGATAATACGCTCTTGATTTTGCAGCATCGTCTAGGTTCAAACCGCGAAGTGATCAAAGAATATGCAGCATTACCGCTAATTGAATGCTATGCGGGTCAACTGAATCAGGTGTTTATGAATCTTCTGAGTAATGCGATCGATGCACTCGAAGAAGTCGATCGAGAAACACCTTGCATCTGGATTACCACCAAGCAAATTGAGCCAAATCGAGTCGCAATCTGTGTTCGAGACAATGGCAAGGGCATTCCAGAACAAGTGCGATCGCGAATTTTTGATCCGTTTTTCACTACAAAGTCGATCGGAAAAGGGACAGGAATCGGGCTTGCCATTAGCTACGAAATTGTAGTTCAGAAGCATAAAGGATCAATCCAATGTATTTCTGATGTGGATCATGGCACTGAGTTTTGGATTGAGATTCCGATTTGTCAGCAATGA
- a CDS encoding short-chain dehydrogenase/reductase SDR (similar to AA sequence:cyanobase_aa:PCC7424_0520): MQLLGKVAVVTGAGSGIGRETAMLLAEQGAIVGAIDWDADAVEETVDKIQLQGGTAMSAIADISQPDQVERAIEEIIEQLERIDIVFANAGINGVWAPIEEITPEDWNKTINTNLNGTFYTVKYTVPYLKKQGGSVIITSSVNGTRTFSNTGATAYSCTKAAQVAFTKMIALELAKHKVRVNVICPGAIGTNIQNTTQQHNIDKIQEPSYYPNGRVPLNGGLPGRSDQVAQLVLFLASDVASHITGTEVWIDGAESLLVG, encoded by the coding sequence ATGCAGTTGTTAGGAAAAGTTGCGGTAGTCACAGGCGCAGGATCGGGGATTGGACGAGAGACTGCGATGCTTTTGGCAGAACAAGGTGCGATCGTGGGTGCGATCGATTGGGATGCGGATGCGGTTGAAGAAACGGTCGATAAAATTCAGCTTCAGGGCGGAACGGCAATGTCTGCGATCGCGGATATTTCTCAACCGGATCAGGTGGAACGTGCGATCGAAGAAATTATTGAACAGTTGGAAAGAATTGATATTGTTTTTGCGAATGCTGGAATTAACGGCGTGTGGGCACCGATTGAAGAAATTACACCCGAAGATTGGAATAAAACGATTAATACAAATTTGAATGGAACGTTTTACACCGTAAAATACACGGTTCCTTATTTGAAAAAACAAGGTGGCTCAGTCATTATTACCTCTTCGGTGAATGGAACTAGAACCTTTAGTAATACAGGTGCAACCGCATATTCTTGTACGAAAGCGGCTCAAGTTGCATTTACGAAAATGATTGCCTTGGAATTGGCAAAACACAAAGTTCGAGTGAATGTGATTTGTCCGGGTGCGATCGGGACAAATATTCAAAATACAACTCAGCAACATAACATCGACAAAATTCAAGAGCCTTCTTACTATCCAAATGGGCGAGTGCCGCTGAATGGTGGATTGCCGGGTAGATCGGATCAAGTGGCTCAATTAGTGCTGTTCCTCGCGTCTGATGTGGCAAGTCATATCACCGGAACCGAGGTTTGGATTGATGGTGCAGAGTCGTTGTTGGTTGGATAA
- a CDS encoding fasciclin domain protein (similar to AA sequence:cyanobase_aa:CYA_0079), with translation MKISALRFDRAFTTALVFSTVLFGFAVQAEACPRSSAKTSPAVATRPTQAGTVVDIAAGNPSFTTLVQAVQAAGLVETLSGKGPFTVFAPTNEAFAALPQGTLEKLLLPENRETLRKILTYHVVAGNVLSKDLRSGQVATVEGNPVAVQVRNQRIRVNNANVVTADISGSNGVIHVIDRVILPPDLKL, from the coding sequence ATGAAAATTTCAGCGTTGCGATTCGATCGTGCATTTACAACTGCATTAGTTTTCTCGACTGTTTTATTTGGATTTGCAGTTCAGGCAGAAGCATGTCCTCGATCGAGTGCAAAAACATCTCCGGCGGTTGCAACTCGACCGACGCAAGCAGGTACGGTTGTTGATATTGCAGCAGGTAATCCCTCTTTCACAACTTTGGTTCAAGCGGTTCAGGCTGCGGGATTGGTTGAGACTTTATCTGGCAAGGGTCCTTTTACTGTGTTTGCGCCTACCAATGAAGCGTTTGCGGCACTTCCACAAGGAACATTAGAAAAACTGCTCCTGCCTGAGAATCGAGAAACGTTGCGGAAGATCCTTACCTATCATGTGGTTGCTGGCAATGTGCTATCGAAAGATCTGCGTTCAGGACAGGTTGCAACGGTTGAAGGAAACCCAGTTGCGGTTCAGGTGCGGAATCAAAGAATTAGGGTGAACAATGCGAATGTTGTCACTGCCGATATTAGTGGGAGCAATGGTGTAATTCATGTCATCGATCGAGTCATTCTGCCGCCGGACCTGAAGCTCTAA
- a CDS encoding RNA polymerase ECF-type (group 3) sigma factor (similar to AA sequence:cyanobase_aa:glr1158), protein MDGLSVGSKLAYCVEFAMASEYSPPERLKQQSDEDVLTALRDGRVQALDILYDRYAQQVYSLAYRILGNSEEAEDVTQDVFLSFWQKDAYQSSRGSLKAFLTTLTRSKAIDKLRAQGTRSRFLQRWQRLSEQETQPLIEDLVRSEQFDRVHHALAYLSESEREILQIAYFEGLSQSEIAKRLNLPLGTVKTRSRQGLLKLRQRLEFSS, encoded by the coding sequence ATGGACGGCTTAAGTGTAGGATCGAAACTTGCCTACTGCGTTGAATTTGCAATGGCTTCTGAATACTCTCCCCCTGAACGTCTTAAACAACAGTCCGATGAGGATGTCCTTACTGCACTCCGAGACGGACGAGTTCAGGCATTGGATATTTTGTACGATCGATATGCTCAACAAGTCTATAGTTTGGCATATCGAATTTTAGGTAACTCTGAAGAGGCAGAAGATGTCACTCAAGATGTTTTCCTCAGCTTCTGGCAAAAAGATGCCTATCAAAGCTCTCGTGGATCGCTCAAAGCATTTTTAACCACATTGACAAGATCGAAAGCGATCGACAAACTTCGCGCTCAAGGCACTCGTTCTCGATTTCTCCAACGCTGGCAACGACTTTCAGAGCAAGAAACACAGCCTTTGATAGAAGATCTAGTCAGAAGTGAACAATTCGATCGAGTCCATCACGCCTTGGCATATCTGTCTGAGAGTGAACGTGAAATTTTACAAATCGCGTATTTTGAAGGCTTAAGCCAATCTGAAATCGCCAAACGACTGAACTTGCCGCTAGGGACTGTCAAAACTCGATCGCGTCAAGGACTGCTCAAACTTCGCCAACGTCTCGAATTTTCAAGCTAA
- a CDS encoding hypothetical protein (similar to AA sequence:cyanobase_aa:LBDG_50940), producing MINCYADYLGAIAQPVRRMTRTFAALVSFVCLFLASCSFLVTTSDCYGSIRAGVMGVLMSGLAWGYLNLVNEKPIGVWRLMYRSGIFVAGTIALFALGRIIGAVQTTGCQIS from the coding sequence ATGATAAATTGTTACGCGGATTATCTAGGTGCGATCGCACAACCAGTTAGACGTATGACGAGAACGTTTGCAGCATTGGTTAGCTTTGTCTGTCTATTTTTAGCTTCTTGTAGTTTTTTAGTCACGACTTCAGATTGTTACGGATCGATTCGAGCCGGAGTCATGGGAGTTTTGATGTCAGGACTGGCTTGGGGCTATTTGAACTTAGTGAATGAAAAGCCGATCGGCGTTTGGCGGTTAATGTACCGCAGTGGCATCTTTGTGGCTGGCACGATCGCACTCTTCGCGCTCGGTCGCATCATTGGTGCGGTTCAAACGACAGGGTGTCAAATTAGCTGA
- a CDS encoding hypothetical protein (similar to AA sequence:cyanobase_aa:glr1159), giving the protein MVSAELPDNWQELLAGYILGNLSDDEALIVDRLLNEHPHLLQEVEAFQTSFDSLATTVSLRQPSDQLRERIRAGTQAQLSPTKRRLNWIAGMGGAIAATTLLILGWRIATLNTQLQQANARIETLERDLDQANLQAQTVQPVLNTLQQPGTLIYSLQGSDRANAASGSLVMSAQNNQVIILVQNLPEPPSGKIYRLWAKVPTENTLAYCGQFNPNAQGFVKLTPSANVCGANPTQMLITIDAITDPTTRGGPVIMQSRT; this is encoded by the coding sequence ATGGTCAGCGCAGAACTCCCGGACAATTGGCAGGAACTCCTTGCAGGCTACATTCTCGGCAATCTCAGCGACGATGAAGCCCTAATAGTCGATCGTTTACTCAACGAGCATCCCCATCTATTACAAGAAGTCGAGGCATTTCAAACTTCCTTTGATAGCTTGGCAACGACGGTTTCACTCCGGCAACCTTCTGATCAGTTACGAGAAAGAATTCGTGCGGGAACACAGGCGCAATTGAGTCCGACTAAACGGCGATTGAATTGGATCGCTGGAATGGGAGGCGCGATCGCAGCAACGACTTTACTAATTCTCGGATGGCGAATCGCAACCTTGAATACTCAGCTTCAACAAGCAAATGCGCGAATTGAAACCTTAGAGCGCGATTTAGACCAGGCAAATCTTCAAGCTCAGACCGTTCAACCTGTTCTGAATACGCTGCAACAACCAGGAACATTAATTTACTCGCTTCAAGGGTCCGATCGAGCAAATGCCGCTTCTGGAAGCTTAGTCATGTCCGCTCAGAACAACCAAGTCATCATTCTCGTACAAAACTTACCAGAACCTCCCAGCGGCAAGATTTACCGTCTTTGGGCAAAAGTTCCAACTGAAAACACACTGGCATACTGTGGTCAATTCAATCCGAATGCTCAAGGCTTCGTGAAGTTGACTCCTTCTGCCAATGTGTGTGGTGCAAATCCGACTCAAATGCTGATTACGATCGATGCGATCACTGATCCCACGACAAGAGGCGGACCAGTGATCATGCAAAGTCGAACTTAG